CTCTGTCAACGGAACCCCGGTTGAGACTGACGAAGATTACCTCAAGGCTCTTCGTGAGGCTCTTCCTGAGGACGAGGATGCCAAAGAAGCCGAGATCGTTCTCTCCCTGAATCGCAGCGGCGAGACCATCGAACGCGATTTGACTCTGCCGATCGGTGAAGCTGCGCCACAGGAGCCAATCTCGGAACTCGTGCAACTGACCTCCCGGCCGGCTTACGTCGAGTACGTCATCATCAATGCCCCCGCCGACAAGGCCGGCCTGAAACACGGCGACATCATCGCCGGCATTGATGGCGAACCGATCGACGACTGGAACGAGATGGTCGATATCATTCGGGGAAACCCGGACAAAGAAATGGCCTTCACTATCCTGCGCGATGGCAAGGAATTCGGCGTGACGATCGCTCCACAGGAATCCGCCCGTCGTGAAGGCACCGGCGAGATTGGCATCTTCCCGGGCACGCCGGAGAAAGTCATCGTGAAATTGGGCGTCGTTGAAGCGATCGTCAGCAGCCCCATCGTCGTCGCCAACAATACCCTGATGTACGCGCAGAACCTGAAGAAGATCGGCAGTTGGATTGTGCGGGGCCAGGTCAATAAGGTTCGCCAGGAACTCGGCGGTCCGGTGGCAATCGCCCAGATGGCCGGGCGTCACGCACAGCTTGGGCTTGATCGCTTCCTGCAATTCATGATCATGCTGAACATCGCCCTGGCCGTGATGAACCTCCTTCCGATTCCCGTTCTGGACGGCGGGCACATCTGCCTGGCCACCTACGAAGCCATCTTCCGCAAACCGGTCCCGGCCAAGGTCCTCGTGCCAGTGCTGCAAGGCGCCGTCTTCCTGATCCTGGCGTTCGTGGTCCTCGTCACATTCAGCGATCTCTTCAAGATGTTCAGTTGAGAGCCTTCTAATCTCTGGATTCCCCAATCGCCCCTTGACCTTGTGCAGGCCCCCGTCTCGTGATGCGTGACAGACGGGGGATTGCCAGAAATTGCTCCGACCGTCCCCGATCCCGCTGAGGCTGCTGAGCCCGAAATGCCCTCCCTGTCTCGATCCATCCGCCAACCTCGTCAGGCGGCGCTGACCGGCGTCGCACTGATCTTGTTTGCCGTCGTGCTGATCACGGCACAGGGCCGTTTCGATGCGGAGCTCGATGGCACCCGGGGCCTTGTCGCGACGCTTCTCGTTCCAATCGTGGAGGCCGGCGCGAAGGTCAATCACGAGGCCGAGCAAATCTGGCTCGGATTCTTCGGAACAACTTCCATCATCGAAGAGAACGCACGCCTGCGCGAGGAACTTGCGCGCCTGCAGGTCGAGCAGGCCGCCGCGCGCACCGAAGCAGCCGCGCTCAGCCAGGCGGTTGTTCTCGGCGGCGAGCTGCCGAAGTTCGCGCCCTCCTCCCAATCCGCCCAGGTCCTGGCCAGCGTTCCCGACGGTCGGCGTCGCAGCCTTTGGATCGATCGCGGCTGGAACGAAGGCATCGGCGAGGGCCAGGTCGTCCTCGGTCCTCATGGCGTTCTCGGTACGATTCAGGAAGCCCACCCGCACCACGCGATCGTTCAACTGCTGACCGACGAACAAAGCCGTTGGGGCGGCGAAGTCACCAATCGTGGCGAGGCCGGTGTCGTACATGGCACCGGGCGCTCCGACGCGCTGGAGTTCCAACTCGAGCTCACCACAACCGAGATTGAACCCGGCGACGTGGTCATCACATCCGGCAAGCGCGGTTCGGCTGTTCCCGCTGGTCTGCCCCTCGGTCGCGTGCGCGAAGTGACCCTCGACAAGTCCGGCGAGCGCCACGCCGTGCTCGAACCCACAGATCCGGCGGAAGAACTTCGCACCGTCTTCATCCTCGATGCCGAGCAGATTCCCTGGGAGCCGTCGCGATGAAGACCAACGCGTGGCTTCGGTACCAGCGCTTACGACATCCGATCCTCTGCGGCGGAGCGGAAGCCGCCGCTTCGGCTCTTGTTGCGCTCTTCGCACTGGGGCTGGTCGGGCCGATGGTTGGGGCGCCCGCCTGGACGGTCTTGCTGTGGGCGGCGTTGGCCTTCCGGCGCCCCCCGATCTATCAGGCCGCTGCTGCAGTCACATTGTGCGTTGGTTCCGACTTGCTGTCCGGGGCTGTCGTCGGCAGTTCGCTGATTCCGATGGGAGCGGCCATGCTTCTCGCCAACGCATGGATGGGGCGATCCGGTAAACGTTGGGACCGCGCGCATGCAGGCTTTGCAGGCGCGGCGGTCATTGGAACTCTGGTTACCGAAGCCCTGCTCGGCGATATTCCAGGACTTGGTCGTGTTCTGAACTCGATCTTCCTGTTGATCCTGGTCGCCGCCATCCTGGCCGGCTGGCAAGCCTGGCGCTCGCGCCGACCCCGCTCGGTGCGACGCCGTTTCCCCGCGCCGAGGACCGATCCATGAGCCCGGAGGGTCTCGGTCTCAACTCCGACGTCATCGAAGGCCCCTCGCGCCGCCACCTCCGCACGCGCGTCCTGTTTGAAACACTGCGCTACCTCGATCCTTGGCTGGTTTTGGCCGTCGCGGCTCTGACCGGGTTCGGGCTTTGGATTCTCTTCGGCGCCGTGCAGGGCACGCCACATCTCCTTGCCGCGGCCGATCGCCAGGTCACCTGGTTCTTCATTTCGCTCGCGGCCATGGCGGCGGCTTTACTCGTCGATTATCAGTGGCTCAAGCGACTCGCACCTTACGCCTACATCGCGAACCTTTTGCTGCTCATCGTCGTCCTGTTCGCCGGCCGAACGGTCAACGGCGCGACCTCGTGGTTGCGCTTCGGGCCGTTGAGCTTCCAGCCCAGCGAAACCATGAAGATCGCCACCGTCATGATGCTGGCGCAGTGGTACGCGCATCGGCCTGGCGGCGTGCAACGTCTTCGCGACCTTGCCGGCCCGGCGCTACTTTGCGGAGCCCCTGCGCTGCTCGTGCTGCGCCAGCCCGACCTCGGAACCGCCTCGCTCTTCGGTATCCTCTTTCTTGCCATGCTCTTCTGGGCCGGTTGCCGGCGTTGGATCTTCGGAGGTCTCATCGGCGGGGGAGCGCTCGTCTGCATCAGCCTGTACCCCTTCCTGAAGACATATCAGAAAGAGCGCCTGCTGACCTTCATCGATCCCTTTCGCGACCCCCAGGGAGCCGGCTACAACGTCATCCAGTCGATGATCGCTGTCGGCTCCGGCGGACTCTCCGGCCGAGGCTGGGGCGAAGGGACCCAGGCCGTGTTTCACTACCTGCCCGAGGCCCACACAGATTTCATCTTCGCCAGCGCCATCGAACAGACCGGCCTCATCGGAGCCATCGTGATCTTTGGTCTCTACGGTGTCGTCTTCTGGAGAATGCTCGCCACCGTGCAAGTCGCGCGCGATCGCTTCGGCGCCCTTCTGGTCGTTGGCCTCGGCGCCATCGTCATGGGCCACGTCTTCATGAACGTTGGCATGACGATTGGGCTGTTTCCTGTCACCGGCCTCCCGCTCCCGTTCCTCAGTTACGGCGGCTCGTTCCTGTTCGCCATGCACGTCCTGGTGGGCCTTGTTCTGAACGTCTCGATGCGGCGCTTTGTGTTTGCGCGACGGGGAGGCTAGCCAGCGCCTTGTCTCGACAATCACGATCGGAATAGACGATTCCAGCCAGCAATGGTGTTTCGCTCACGAAAGCAGATTGCTCCAAACGGTAGGATGTGATCCATTGGCGCCGGATTTGCTTTGGCGTGTCAGCAAAGGGCCGTTTAGCCTCATCTTCTGCCGAGGAGCGATGCAATGCTTGTCCGACTTATCTACACCAGCAAGCTTGACAGCAATACCACCGTCGGGGATCTGAATGCGATTTTGGATGCGTCGCGCAAGAACAACCCGAAGCTGCGGATTACGGGAGTCCTCTTTTACACCACGAAGTACTACCTTCAGTGGCTGGAAGGGCCCCGCAAAGAAGTCAACAAGCTCTACAACATGGTTGCTGAGGACAAACGTCACTCCGATGTCACGATCCTCGACTACGCTGACGTACAGAAGCGTGAGTTCGGATCCTGGGCAATGGCGTTCGTATCCTCACAGGGTGTCGACCGAAAGATCTGGAGACGTTTTGTCTCCACCGACGAGGTCGATCCCTACAGGCTTACGCAAGAAAACGCCGCCGACTTCCTACGTGCTGCCGCCAAGGCACAGGAGAGCATCCTTGGCGGCAGGGCAGAGTCCACATAGGATCCGGGCTTGCGAGTTCCTACTCCATCGGATTCCAAGGCCACGAACCATACATCGGATTCGGCAGCAGGATGTAATCCGTGCCGAACTTCGCGTAGGCCGAATCGTCTGCGTGCAGCATGTCCTTCTGCCGGAGTTGCGGGAAGTCCTGGATGTTGTCGCCGACGTAGAGAACAACATTCATCGGTGCCCAGCCGGCCGGCGTTGTGCCATCCAGAATTGACTCGTAGCGCGGGTTCTTGTTTCCGGACTCCGGCGTGCGGCACAGCATCTGGTCGAACGGAATGCCCTCCTTGCGGAAGTTCGATTCCGACGCGTCCTGAACCTCCTGGCTGCGGTTCGTCACGATTGCGATCTTGCCGCCGAGCTTGTGCACCGCCTCCAGGAACTCCACTGCTCCCGGCAGCGGCTTGGCCTCTTCGCGACGGCACCACGCCGTCCATGCGGGATAGCTGAACCGTTCGCCGGCCAGCGCGATCTCCTTCTGGAACTGCGAGTTGTCCAGAACCGTTTCGTCCGCATCCAGGACCACCGCCCACGATCCCGGTTCCAGATTCTTCGCCTTCTCTTCCACCAGACGCGTCGCGACGGCGTAGGCCTGCAGATAGCAGCCGCGCTGTTCCGCCGAGTTGCGGAACCAGTGAATATCGTTCGGAAGTTTCGGGGCCTCTGCGACCTCGGTTTTGACCTCGGTCTTGACTTCGGCAGCAGGGGCGGCAGCCGGCTCCGTCGAATCGACCTGAACCGTCAACTGCGGCCCGGAGCACGCGGTTAGCACCGACAGCAAGAATGCAAATAAGAGCATGCGTTTCATCTTCAGTCTTCCTCATTCCAAAGGGTTCTTCGTTTCAATGAGATCGAAGTGGGAAG
This genomic window from bacterium contains:
- the rseP gene encoding RIP metalloprotease RseP, with the translated sequence MIELMGFMMLADIGGWLGPKVIGFLGIVVAFGLAILVHEFGHFITAKLFKVPVERFVIGFDNAVMPLMPKCIWEKKIGETTYGLSLMPLGGYVQMKGVVHPEIQKYIDGEDAPKSDDLVETDAAGLEIATHSSEAKNDNLVNQALADQAALYRKPYWQKLIIYSAGVIMNLILACVVVAIIGIKGEEVDKPLPAVVGWQAPASWIVSQDIQQGDKILSVNGTPVETDEDYLKALREALPEDEDAKEAEIVLSLNRSGETIERDLTLPIGEAAPQEPISELVQLTSRPAYVEYVIINAPADKAGLKHGDIIAGIDGEPIDDWNEMVDIIRGNPDKEMAFTILRDGKEFGVTIAPQESARREGTGEIGIFPGTPEKVIVKLGVVEAIVSSPIVVANNTLMYAQNLKKIGSWIVRGQVNKVRQELGGPVAIAQMAGRHAQLGLDRFLQFMIMLNIALAVMNLLPIPVLDGGHICLATYEAIFRKPVPAKVLVPVLQGAVFLILAFVVLVTFSDLFKMFS
- the rodA gene encoding rod shape-determining protein RodA, with the translated sequence MSPEGLGLNSDVIEGPSRRHLRTRVLFETLRYLDPWLVLAVAALTGFGLWILFGAVQGTPHLLAAADRQVTWFFISLAAMAAALLVDYQWLKRLAPYAYIANLLLLIVVLFAGRTVNGATSWLRFGPLSFQPSETMKIATVMMLAQWYAHRPGGVQRLRDLAGPALLCGAPALLVLRQPDLGTASLFGILFLAMLFWAGCRRWIFGGLIGGGALVCISLYPFLKTYQKERLLTFIDPFRDPQGAGYNVIQSMIAVGSGGLSGRGWGEGTQAVFHYLPEAHTDFIFASAIEQTGLIGAIVIFGLYGVVFWRMLATVQVARDRFGALLVVGLGAIVMGHVFMNVGMTIGLFPVTGLPLPFLSYGGSFLFAMHVLVGLVLNVSMRRFVFARRGG
- a CDS encoding HAD hydrolase-like protein; this translates as MKRMLLFAFLLSVLTACSGPQLTVQVDSTEPAAAPAAEVKTEVKTEVAEAPKLPNDIHWFRNSAEQRGCYLQAYAVATRLVEEKAKNLEPGSWAVVLDADETVLDNSQFQKEIALAGERFSYPAWTAWCRREEAKPLPGAVEFLEAVHKLGGKIAIVTNRSQEVQDASESNFRKEGIPFDQMLCRTPESGNKNPRYESILDGTTPAGWAPMNVVLYVGDNIQDFPQLRQKDMLHADDSAYAKFGTDYILLPNPMYGSWPWNPME
- a CDS encoding rod shape-determining protein MreC; translation: MPSLSRSIRQPRQAALTGVALILFAVVLITAQGRFDAELDGTRGLVATLLVPIVEAGAKVNHEAEQIWLGFFGTTSIIEENARLREELARLQVEQAAARTEAAALSQAVVLGGELPKFAPSSQSAQVLASVPDGRRRSLWIDRGWNEGIGEGQVVLGPHGVLGTIQEAHPHHAIVQLLTDEQSRWGGEVTNRGEAGVVHGTGRSDALEFQLELTTTEIEPGDVVITSGKRGSAVPAGLPLGRVREVTLDKSGERHAVLEPTDPAEELRTVFILDAEQIPWEPSR
- a CDS encoding BLUF domain-containing protein encodes the protein MLVRLIYTSKLDSNTTVGDLNAILDASRKNNPKLRITGVLFYTTKYYLQWLEGPRKEVNKLYNMVAEDKRHSDVTILDYADVQKREFGSWAMAFVSSQGVDRKIWRRFVSTDEVDPYRLTQENAADFLRAAAKAQESILGGRAEST